The following proteins come from a genomic window of Leishmania major strain Friedlin complete genome, chromosome 17:
- a CDS encoding hydrolase-like protein — protein MPDPAAPSTLSPPQRTAVLRPRDQLAEVGRCHSTGRTIRLCYNTFGAAKNPCVLLVMGLASPGLFWDDRLCTLLAHSGPYHVIRFDNRDVGCSTHLDDCKGGDGVLPVGPTSYLRYANAALRPGARSIREVYTLDDMAADAFGLLDALRIRFVHLVGSSVGGMIAQCMVLAHPERVLSLTLMSTHSSSPHAQWPGIRDIMSFISLAPKSTSARYASRIARATSAEERQRLCAERDAKRVTAYASSFAKVLERMSGDQSKYPFDHVAAQRQMTRIFKRSLCVTGGPRQFLALLNAPCRDDALRQRITSVAPMSQSKAGGDVENISRHATSAIKTPFYVPTIIIQGDCDPLVPASNARHLASVIAGSRLYVVEGMGHTLIPALRDTYIQLIRDNVRAGEAAAQSLGRKSQRTTAAAADGGLFAKKQPVKAASRL, from the coding sequence ATGCCTGAccctgctgcaccgtcaACATTGTCCCCGCCTCAGCGGACCGCTGTGCTGCGCCCACGCGACCAGCTTGCCGAGGTGGGCCGCTGTCACAGCACGGGACGCACAATTCGCCTCTGCTACAACACCTTCGGCGCGGCAAAGAATCCGTGCGTGCTACTCGTCATGGGCCTCGCCTCCCCAGGGCTCTTCTGGGATGATCGTCTGTGCACGTTGCTTGCGCACTCTGGCCCATACCACGTCATCCGCTTCGACAACCGCGACGTCGGCTGCAGCACCCACCTTGATGACTGCAAGGGTGGCGATGGTGTGTTGCCGGTGGGGCCGACCAGCTACCTGCGCTACGCcaacgcggcgctgcgccccgGAGCGCGATCGATCCGGGAGGTCTACACCCTTGATGATATGGCAGCCGATGCCTTTGGCTTGCTGGACGCGCTGCGCATCCGCTTCGTTCACCTTGTCGGCTCGTCGGTGGGCGGCATGATTGCGCAGTGCATGGTGCTGGCGCACCCAGAGCGGGTTCTCTCGCTGACACTCATGTCTACCCACTCGAGCTCTCCACACGCGCAGTGGCCGGGGATACGCGACATCATGAGCTTCATCTCACTTGCGCCCAAGTCGACGTCGGCCAGGTACGCCAGTCGCATCGCACGGGCCACGAGcgcagaggagcggcagcggttgTGCGCGGAGAGGGATGCGAAGCGGGTGACTGCTTACGCGTCTAGCTTCGCCAAAGTGCTAGAAAGGATGTCTGGTGACCAGAGCAAGTATCCGTTTGATCATGTCGCAGCGCAACGGCAGATGACGCGCATCTTCAAGCGCAGCCTCTGCGTGACCGGCGGCCCGCGGCAGTttctggcgctgctgaacgCGCCCTGCCgcgacgacgcgctgcggcagcgcatcaCCAGTGTTGCACCGATGTCGCAAAGCAAGGCGGGGGGCGACGTCGAGAACATCAGCAGGCATGCAACCTCAGCGATCAAGACGCCTTTTTACGTACCCACCATCATCATCCAGGGCGACTGCGATCCACTCGTGCCTGCCTCCAACGCGCGTCACCTCGCTTCCGTGATAGCGGGGAGTCGCCTCTACGTGGTGGAGGGCATGGGCCACACCTTGATCCCCGCCTTGAGGGACACATACATCCAACTCATACGCGATAACGTGCGCGCTGGTGAAGCTGCGGCGCAGTCGTTAGGGCGTAAGTCTCAACGAactaccgctgctgccgctgatggCGGTTTGTTTGCCAAGAAGCAACCAGTGAAGGCCGCCTCCCGGCTGTAA
- a CDS encoding hydrolase-like protein, with translation MLQHNDGGDVVVNAGSTSPHPQTATKQPTIPEDMDLPPAIFEELRRIFPHPPDDAFVSVGRCASTGKDITLCYSAFGDPSDPCILLIMGMNVTSLLWDTRFCGYLAAAGFYVIRYDNRDVGLSTHFDEYPSPFILRMALPAWASIGEGSLAYTLEDMAEDAAGLLKALKISQAHIVGCSMGGMIAQLLTLRHPDMVASLCLHSTSAGPVWPRASLLMNILDQPESTRDVHSVLDYRVRFFKAVAGDMTFHEHEFRLGMWFDFARAPYQGGGRRHLAAIVRSKDRSAALKAHINRLTSTTASGSERGSSSLPASGTAPSRCIPVVVLHGGKDPLVVLSNAQHLASCINGARLVVFPKMGHYFSKEMYRAIADEIILNARTDATAIVNAFPS, from the coding sequence ATGCTTCAGCATAACGACGGCGGGGACGTGGTGGTGAACGCGGGATCGACATCGCCGCATCCACAAACAGCGACGAAGCAGCCTACCATTCCAGAGGACATGGACCTTCCACCAGCCATCTTTGAGGAGCTTCGCCGCATCTTCCCACACCCACCAGATGACGCCTTCGTCTCTGTtgggcgctgcgccagcaccggcaAGGACATCACGCTCTGCTACAGTGCCTTTGGAGATCCGTCAGACCCATGCATTCTTCTCATCATGGGCATGAACGTGACCTCGCTCTTGTGGGACACCCGTTTTTGCGGCTACCTGGCTGCAGCCGGGTTCTACGTGATTCGCTACGACAACCGCGACGTTGGCCTCTCCACGCACTTTGACGAGTACCCGTCGCCGTTCATTCTTCGAATGGCGCTGCCTGCCTGGGCGTCCATCGGCGAAGGCTCCTTAGCGTACACGTTGGAGGACATGGCCGAGGACGCCGCCGGCCTTCTGAAGGCGCTGAAGATCAGCCAAGCGCACATTGTCGGCTGTTCGATGGGTGGCATGATTGCGCAGCTGTTGACGTTGCGGCACCCAGACATGGTGGCGAGCCTGTGTCTTCACTCCACCTCTGCCGGTCCCGTCTGGCCCagggcgtcgctgctgatgaACATCCTCGACCAGCCAGAGAGCACCCGTGATGTGCACTCGGTGCTGGACTACCGCGTGCGCTTCTTCAAGGCAGTCGCAGGCGACATGACCTTTCACGAGCACGAGTTCCGTCTCGGCATGTGGTTCGACTTTGCGCGAGCGCCGTACCAGGGAGGCGGGCGCCGACATCTGGCCGCGATTGTGCGCTCCAAGgaccgcagcgctgccctcAAGGCTCACATCAACCGACTGACCAGCACCACGgcaagcggcagcgagcgtgGCAGCTCATCACTGCCGGCATCGggcacggcgccgtcgcggtgcatccctgtggtggtgctgcacgGTGGGAAAGACCCGCTGGTGGTGCTCTCCAACGCGCAGCATCTCGCCAGCTGCATCAACGGTGCTCGACTGGTCGTCTTTCCGAAGATGGGTCACTACTTCTCCAAGGAGATGTATCGAGCCATCGCGGACGAGATTATTCTGAACGCGCGCACGGATGCGACAGCCATCGTGAATGCGTTTCCATCATGA